In the Diprion similis isolate iyDipSimi1 chromosome 2, iyDipSimi1.1, whole genome shotgun sequence genome, one interval contains:
- the LOC124411258 gene encoding protein qui-1 isoform X3, which yields MNCLCSEETAHDDWHQHESNLRKALKIAAESAILEYPDNIEVKNILQSTAERQLEHGLSLDEDGNGVIAIVRNWSGSTAPNVEPGASSLKSKIGSSLPEENVMKYEVEHKPGGIDSDCLLHDTYLTRMRQQVLDRIQCLVNESVEIDPEIKSRKKMVQAVYAESLAHFSLLRNVVPADEDVKAIGQIKELLLAGRDRKHGPVLVWGPKSSGKSAILATVYEKVPSWFDGPTVRIVRLCTSTPRSAYSLELLRVLCEHIGFLSGNNDGNLPRDASFDPLYLNNWFSQIMRGIEENPIPEQLVILVDDLHRLHPLECDIVAALSWLPLNLPKGVHFIATTAVPPEMLRLTPLQKERLRSPEILIELPEVKSNVPDVEAAFDSLERLIGNKAAIRIGSLLACTEYGLSETEILELIMPTGDDGPLVLSTGQFGFATWCLARRTMTPWLKVRVMSGRLMFAWRWSSGELARKRYLATQDASRSAYAEVANLFFAEDSEESDEKSPEDSSSPPAKETPFQSAPRSQDITYTIRHVEEAWLHLLRAGDVDRLKRLAVCAFDFLLAAVQMISVSYLRCVLEHARRYLLERDLELVYYAVRKSSDVLTRDPLQLGAQLICWLRPVAEDGGDLVSRMVMAAMAWCDGYAAPLLVPLNGWLQPPLPLQIRALTCPQGVRLIEAAPSGQHVVVVPPQGDAELWHVMSGQLVHTFKGHSGPISCLAITKQSQYLMTGSEDTSIIVWDMKELTMKQRICEHIAPVLSLTPAMGNSIIVSGGEDSRIIATRLLTGEVLMKVDHHRGPVTSLRVDSAGEVLVSGSSDATVCLWSLESFTLLNTIPLPSPVTMLDVSTDSVFLLAACEDKKLYLRSLATGTEIHTLRGHQGPIKSVCLAKDCRRAVAGGVDGRVSVFDMHSGRLTKALPASPSADVTSVKVTEKDDFLITAGGGRVTYWSFRGEEVAPRPTKSGGKQESLQPHGAPISCLDVSRDGAMAVTGGVDSLVNLWQLNTHELVSTLEGHIASVTCVAFSASGLFAASGSEDKTVRVWGLTLGLVVATFKHQAPVTAVTVMLDGRRVVSSDRGGAIRVWAADSGTLIQSLCGPGRCFAVASDMRYTVCGSGDNHIRILGLGLGPEEKYPVSHSQDITCLVVTPDSQSLITGSRDMSLKVWQLAGGKLSQVLVGHTDHVTCVAVAVSDKSIVVSGSRDANLIVWDINTGADLHTLTGHLGYVTCIRLSGDGTLAVSGSEDKSLIVWDTKKGTALSSIMLHVPVLGVEMSTDCSRLALHLLEHKCLPILCLHNTPAQYVKLPEYVAPRDLRPPGPKRPARRLLKKEVSLDTYTWQRKYGHLTSGIMVAAVEERLKRRFSVSASMEEISKAGLAGSQPGLGPEQAALAQSQHFDQLEALWNKQSPPPRPRGLGRTLSKQSSLQATRISDSEEEAQETCCTLHGYLPG from the exons ATGAATTGTCTGTGTAGCGAGGAGACTGCTCACGATGATTGGCACCAGCACGAGTCAAATTTAAGAAAAGCGTTAAAAATAGCAGCAGAATCGGCCATTTTGGAATACCCAGATAACatcgaggtgaaaaatatattacagtCAACCGCAGAACGACAATTAGAACACGGCCTAA GTTTGGATGAAGATGGTAATGGGGTTATAGCGATTGTACGAAATTGGTCTGGTTCTACGGCACCTAACGTTGAGCCTGGAGCATCGTCGCTTAAATCTAAAATCGGAAGTAGCTTACCAGAGGAGAACGTAATGAAATACGAGGTGGAACACAAGCCCGGTGGAATTGACTCCGATTGTCTGTTGCACGATACATACTTGACACGAATGCGTCAACAGGTATTAGACAGGATTCAATGCTTGGTGAATGAGTCGGTTGAAATTGATCCCGAGATAAAAAGTCGAAAGAAAATGGTGCAGGCAGTATACGCGGAAAGTTTGGCGCATTTCAGTTTGTTAAGGAATGTGGTCCCCGCGGATGAAGATGTGAAGGCCATAGGCCAAATTAAAGAATTGCTGCTAGCCGGAAGGGATAGAAAGCATGGACCAGTACTGGTATGGGGTCCAAAGTCCTCTGGGAAATCAGCAATCCTGGCTACTGTATATGAAAAAGTACCAAGCTGGTTCGATGGACCAACTGTACGTATCGTTAGGCTGTGCACATCAACTCCAAGGTCTGCTTATAGTTTAGAATTGCTCAGAGTTCTCTGCGAACACATAGGTTTTTTGTCCGGTAACAACGATGGCAACTTGCCAAGGGATGCATCCTTCGATCCCTTATACTTGAACAACTGGTTCAGTCAGATAATGCGAGGAATCGAAGAAAATCCAATACCGGAACAGCTTGTTATATTGGTTGACGATCTGCATCGGCTGCATCCGTTGGAATGCGACATAGTCGCCGCGTTGTCTTGGCTACCTTTGAATTTACCAAAAGGTGTGCACTTCATCGCAACCACGGCCGTTCCACCTGAAATGTTGAGGCTAACTCCACTCCAAAAAGAGAGACTGCGGAGCCCGGAAATACTCATTGAATTACCGGAGGTCAAAAGTAATGTACCCGATGTTGAGGCCGCTTTTGACAGCCTAGAACGATTGATCGGTAACAAGGCAGCAATTCGAATTGGGTCTCTTCTGGCGTGCACGGAGTACGGGCTGTCGGAGACGGAAATCTTGGAGTTAATAATGCCTACGGGGGATGATGGACCTCTTGTACTCTCCACTGGTCAGTTTGGCTTTGCGACATGGTGTTTAGCCAGACGAACCATGACCCCGTGGCTTAAGGTTCGAGTAATGAGCGGGCGTTTGATGTTTGCGTGGCGTTGGTCCAGCGGGGAATTGGCACGAAAACGATATCTAGCTACCCAAGACGCTTCGCGATCAGCATACGCAGAAGTGGCGAACTTATTCTTCGCCGAAGATTCCGAGGAGAGTGATGAAAAATCTCCCGAAGATTCGAGTTCACCACCGGCGAAGGAAACTCCATTCCAAAGTGCTCCTAGGTCGCAAGATATTACCTACACTATTCGTCACGTCGAGGAAGCCTGGCTACATCTCCTTCGAGCTGGTGACGTTGATCGACTGAAAAGATTGGCTGTCTGCGCATTTGATTTCTTGCTGGCCGCTGTCCAGATGATATCCGTGAGCTACCTACGATGCGTATTGGAACACGCCAGGAGGTATTTACTTGAAAGAGACCTCGAACTGGTTTATTACGCCGTTCGAAAGTCTAGCGACGTCTTGACAAGGGATCCGTTACAGTTGGGGGCTCAGTTAATTTGCTGGCTGAGACCCGTCGCTGAAGATGGAGGGGATTTG GTTAGTCGAATGGTCATGGCAGCGATGGCATGGTGCGATGGATATGCTGCACCGCTATTAGTACCACTGAATGGCTGGTTACAGCCACCTCTGCCTTTACAAATTCGTGCTTTAACCTGTCCACAAGGTGTTAGACTGATCGAAGCTGCGCCATCAGGCCAACACGTGGTGGTGGTACCTCCTCAAGGTGATGCTGAACTGTGGCACGTGATGTCGGGACAGCTAGTTCACACATTCAaag GCCACTCGGGACCAATATCATGTCTGGCCATCACGAAGCAGTCTCAGTATTTGATGACTGGATCCGAAGATACATCAATAATTGTATGGGACATGAAGGAATTGACAATGAAGCAACGAATTTGTGAGCACATTGCTCCAGTGCTATCTTTGACGCCAGCAATGGGAAATTCGATAATCGTGAGCGGTGGTGAAGATTCTAGAATTATAGCAACCCGATTATTGACCGGTGAAGTACTGATGAAGGTAGACCATCACCGTGGTCCAGTGACTTCTTTGCGCGTCGATTCTGCTGGAGAAGTTTTGGTTTCTGGTTCATCCGACGCAACTGTTTGCCTCTGGTCCCTAGAGAGCTTTACTTTGTTGAATACCATACCTCTTCCTTCTCCGGTTACAATGCTCGATGTGTCTACGGACTCTGTGTTCCTCCTAGCTGCctgtgaagataaaaaattgtacctCCGCTCTCTGGCGACTGGTACTGAGATCCATACGCTGCGAGGGCACCAAGGACCCATCAAAAGCGTATGTCTCGCTAAGGATTGCAGAAGAGCTGTGGCAGGCGGAGTTGATGGAAGGGTTTCTGTTTTCGACATGCATAGCGGAAGATTGACGAAAGCTCTGCCTGCGAGTCCATCGGCAGATGTGACTTCCGTCAAG GTAACCGAGAAAGACGATTTCTTGATAACCGCTGGCGGGGGTCGAGTAACTTACTGGAGTTTCCGCGGCGAAGAGGTTGCCCCGCGGCCAACGAAGTCTGGTGGAAAACAGGAATCCCTTCAACCTCACGGTGCTCCAATTTCCTGTTTAGATGTGTCCAGAGATGGTGCTATGGCAGTTACCGGTGGTGTCGACTCCCTAGTGAACTTGTGGCAGCTGAATACCCACGAACTAGTTTCCACCTTGGAAGGCCACATCGCAAGCGTTACTTGCGTCGCGTTTTCGGCTTCGGGACTCTTCGCAGCGTCAG GCTCCGAAGACAAAACCGTGAGAGTCTGGGGACTCACGTTGGGCCTGGTGGTCGCCACCTTCAAACATCAGGCTCCCGTTACTGCTGTGACTGTGATGCTTGATGGAAGAAGAGTCGTTAGCTCTGATAGGGGAGGTGCTATCAGGGTGTGGGCTGCTGATAGCGGAACGTTAATCCAGTCCCTATGTGGCCCGGGTCGATGTTTTGCAGTAGCTTCTGACATGAG ATACACAGTCTGCGGGTCCGGAGACAACCACATTAGAATATTGGGACTGGGATTGGGACCGGAGGAAAAATATCCTGTTTCTCACTCCCAAGATATCACTTGTCTCGTTGTTACCCCTGATTCTCAATCGCTTATCACCGGCTCCAGAGACATGAGTTTAAAAGTCTGGCAACTTGCTGGAGGAAAATTGTCCCAG GTGTTGGTCGGACACACCGATCACGTGACGTGCGTAGCGGTAGCTGTTTCGGACAAGTCCATCGTAGTTTCGGGATCGAGGGATGCGAATTTGATCGTTTGGGATATAAACACGGGCGCAGACCTTCACACGCTGACCGGTCATCTAGGGTACGTGACCTGTATTCGGCTTTCGGGCGATGGTACCTTGGCCGTATCCGGGAGTGAAGATAAGAGCTTGATTGTATGGGACACGAAGAAGGGAACTGCCCTCAGCTCCATAATGCTTCACGTTCCGGTTCTCGGGGTTGAAATGTCCACCGATTGTTCGAGACTCGCGCTCCACCTGTTGGAACACAAATGCTTGCCGATTTTGTGTCTACACAATACGCCAGCACAATATGTTAAGCTGCCAGAATACGTTGCTCCAAGAGATCTGAGGCCTCCCGGACCGAAGCGACCGGCAAGAAGATTGCTCAAAAAGGAAGTGTCCTTGGATACTTATACATGGCAGCGAAAATACGGTCATTTGACTTCAG GTATAATGGTCGCCGCGGTTGAGGAACGTCTAAAGCGTCGATTCAGCGTTAGCGCGTCAATGGAGGAAATCAGCAAAGCTGGCCTGGCTGGTTCCCAGCCTGGTTTGGGCCCCGAACAAGCAGCCCTGGCGCAATCGCAGCATTTTGATCAGCTGGAAGCACTCTGGAACAAGCAATCACCTCCACCGAGACCGAGAGGTCTTGGCAGGACGCTGTCCAAACAGAGTTCTCTCCAAGCGACCCGAATATCCGACTCAGAAGAAGAAG cACAGGAAACATGCTGCACCTTGCATGGTT ATCTACCCGGCTAA
- the LOC124411258 gene encoding protein qui-1 isoform X1, with translation MNLEVELIAGVIKGGPPPAHLPAPRLIKIFIAGERGEFVEERKQILEGVGPELQAIYDDMGIEVLLVDMQYGTDKDPDVNPRLAELFLEEITASHRHSRGCFFLLLVGATYKSGWVPTKFTEETYKALLTHCNFLEEYYIHDGDCYVLKASSEETAHDDWHQHESNLRKALKIAAESAILEYPDNIEVKNILQSTAERQLEHGLSLDEDGNGVIAIVRNWSGSTAPNVEPGASSLKSKIGSSLPEENVMKYEVEHKPGGIDSDCLLHDTYLTRMRQQVLDRIQCLVNESVEIDPEIKSRKKMVQAVYAESLAHFSLLRNVVPADEDVKAIGQIKELLLAGRDRKHGPVLVWGPKSSGKSAILATVYEKVPSWFDGPTVRIVRLCTSTPRSAYSLELLRVLCEHIGFLSGNNDGNLPRDASFDPLYLNNWFSQIMRGIEENPIPEQLVILVDDLHRLHPLECDIVAALSWLPLNLPKGVHFIATTAVPPEMLRLTPLQKERLRSPEILIELPEVKSNVPDVEAAFDSLERLIGNKAAIRIGSLLACTEYGLSETEILELIMPTGDDGPLVLSTGQFGFATWCLARRTMTPWLKVRVMSGRLMFAWRWSSGELARKRYLATQDASRSAYAEVANLFFAEDSEESDEKSPEDSSSPPAKETPFQSAPRSQDITYTIRHVEEAWLHLLRAGDVDRLKRLAVCAFDFLLAAVQMISVSYLRCVLEHARRYLLERDLELVYYAVRKSSDVLTRDPLQLGAQLICWLRPVAEDGGDLVSRMVMAAMAWCDGYAAPLLVPLNGWLQPPLPLQIRALTCPQGVRLIEAAPSGQHVVVVPPQGDAELWHVMSGQLVHTFKGHSGPISCLAITKQSQYLMTGSEDTSIIVWDMKELTMKQRICEHIAPVLSLTPAMGNSIIVSGGEDSRIIATRLLTGEVLMKVDHHRGPVTSLRVDSAGEVLVSGSSDATVCLWSLESFTLLNTIPLPSPVTMLDVSTDSVFLLAACEDKKLYLRSLATGTEIHTLRGHQGPIKSVCLAKDCRRAVAGGVDGRVSVFDMHSGRLTKALPASPSADVTSVKVTEKDDFLITAGGGRVTYWSFRGEEVAPRPTKSGGKQESLQPHGAPISCLDVSRDGAMAVTGGVDSLVNLWQLNTHELVSTLEGHIASVTCVAFSASGLFAASGSEDKTVRVWGLTLGLVVATFKHQAPVTAVTVMLDGRRVVSSDRGGAIRVWAADSGTLIQSLCGPGRCFAVASDMRYTVCGSGDNHIRILGLGLGPEEKYPVSHSQDITCLVVTPDSQSLITGSRDMSLKVWQLAGGKLSQVLVGHTDHVTCVAVAVSDKSIVVSGSRDANLIVWDINTGADLHTLTGHLGYVTCIRLSGDGTLAVSGSEDKSLIVWDTKKGTALSSIMLHVPVLGVEMSTDCSRLALHLLEHKCLPILCLHNTPAQYVKLPEYVAPRDLRPPGPKRPARRLLKKEVSLDTYTWQRKYGHLTSGIMVAAVEERLKRRFSVSASMEEISKAGLAGSQPGLGPEQAALAQSQHFDQLEALWNKQSPPPRPRGLGRTLSKQSSLQATRISDSEEEAQETCCTLHGYLPG, from the exons ATGAATTTGGAAGTGGAGCTGATAGCGGGGGTCATAAAGGGTGGACCGCCCCCGGCGCACCTGCCCGCCCCCCGTCTCATCAAGATATTCATTGCCGGAGAACGTGGGG AGTTCGTCGAAGAGAGGAAACAGATTCTAGAAGGAGTTGGACCAGAGCTGCAAGCTATTTACGATGACATGGGAATCGAG GTGCTGCTAGTCGACATGCAGTACGGAACTGATAAGGATCCCGATGTCAATCCACGACTTGCGGAATTGTTCTTAGAAGAAATAACCGCATCGCACCGTCATTCCAgggggtgtttttttttg cTACTGGTTGGCGCAACTTATAAGAGTGGTTGGGTACCGACGAAGTTTACTGAAGAAACATATAAGGCCCTACTCACTCACTGCAACTTCCTCGAAGAATATTACATTCACGATGGAGATTGTTACGTCCTGAAAGCTTCCAG CGAGGAGACTGCTCACGATGATTGGCACCAGCACGAGTCAAATTTAAGAAAAGCGTTAAAAATAGCAGCAGAATCGGCCATTTTGGAATACCCAGATAACatcgaggtgaaaaatatattacagtCAACCGCAGAACGACAATTAGAACACGGCCTAA GTTTGGATGAAGATGGTAATGGGGTTATAGCGATTGTACGAAATTGGTCTGGTTCTACGGCACCTAACGTTGAGCCTGGAGCATCGTCGCTTAAATCTAAAATCGGAAGTAGCTTACCAGAGGAGAACGTAATGAAATACGAGGTGGAACACAAGCCCGGTGGAATTGACTCCGATTGTCTGTTGCACGATACATACTTGACACGAATGCGTCAACAGGTATTAGACAGGATTCAATGCTTGGTGAATGAGTCGGTTGAAATTGATCCCGAGATAAAAAGTCGAAAGAAAATGGTGCAGGCAGTATACGCGGAAAGTTTGGCGCATTTCAGTTTGTTAAGGAATGTGGTCCCCGCGGATGAAGATGTGAAGGCCATAGGCCAAATTAAAGAATTGCTGCTAGCCGGAAGGGATAGAAAGCATGGACCAGTACTGGTATGGGGTCCAAAGTCCTCTGGGAAATCAGCAATCCTGGCTACTGTATATGAAAAAGTACCAAGCTGGTTCGATGGACCAACTGTACGTATCGTTAGGCTGTGCACATCAACTCCAAGGTCTGCTTATAGTTTAGAATTGCTCAGAGTTCTCTGCGAACACATAGGTTTTTTGTCCGGTAACAACGATGGCAACTTGCCAAGGGATGCATCCTTCGATCCCTTATACTTGAACAACTGGTTCAGTCAGATAATGCGAGGAATCGAAGAAAATCCAATACCGGAACAGCTTGTTATATTGGTTGACGATCTGCATCGGCTGCATCCGTTGGAATGCGACATAGTCGCCGCGTTGTCTTGGCTACCTTTGAATTTACCAAAAGGTGTGCACTTCATCGCAACCACGGCCGTTCCACCTGAAATGTTGAGGCTAACTCCACTCCAAAAAGAGAGACTGCGGAGCCCGGAAATACTCATTGAATTACCGGAGGTCAAAAGTAATGTACCCGATGTTGAGGCCGCTTTTGACAGCCTAGAACGATTGATCGGTAACAAGGCAGCAATTCGAATTGGGTCTCTTCTGGCGTGCACGGAGTACGGGCTGTCGGAGACGGAAATCTTGGAGTTAATAATGCCTACGGGGGATGATGGACCTCTTGTACTCTCCACTGGTCAGTTTGGCTTTGCGACATGGTGTTTAGCCAGACGAACCATGACCCCGTGGCTTAAGGTTCGAGTAATGAGCGGGCGTTTGATGTTTGCGTGGCGTTGGTCCAGCGGGGAATTGGCACGAAAACGATATCTAGCTACCCAAGACGCTTCGCGATCAGCATACGCAGAAGTGGCGAACTTATTCTTCGCCGAAGATTCCGAGGAGAGTGATGAAAAATCTCCCGAAGATTCGAGTTCACCACCGGCGAAGGAAACTCCATTCCAAAGTGCTCCTAGGTCGCAAGATATTACCTACACTATTCGTCACGTCGAGGAAGCCTGGCTACATCTCCTTCGAGCTGGTGACGTTGATCGACTGAAAAGATTGGCTGTCTGCGCATTTGATTTCTTGCTGGCCGCTGTCCAGATGATATCCGTGAGCTACCTACGATGCGTATTGGAACACGCCAGGAGGTATTTACTTGAAAGAGACCTCGAACTGGTTTATTACGCCGTTCGAAAGTCTAGCGACGTCTTGACAAGGGATCCGTTACAGTTGGGGGCTCAGTTAATTTGCTGGCTGAGACCCGTCGCTGAAGATGGAGGGGATTTG GTTAGTCGAATGGTCATGGCAGCGATGGCATGGTGCGATGGATATGCTGCACCGCTATTAGTACCACTGAATGGCTGGTTACAGCCACCTCTGCCTTTACAAATTCGTGCTTTAACCTGTCCACAAGGTGTTAGACTGATCGAAGCTGCGCCATCAGGCCAACACGTGGTGGTGGTACCTCCTCAAGGTGATGCTGAACTGTGGCACGTGATGTCGGGACAGCTAGTTCACACATTCAaag GCCACTCGGGACCAATATCATGTCTGGCCATCACGAAGCAGTCTCAGTATTTGATGACTGGATCCGAAGATACATCAATAATTGTATGGGACATGAAGGAATTGACAATGAAGCAACGAATTTGTGAGCACATTGCTCCAGTGCTATCTTTGACGCCAGCAATGGGAAATTCGATAATCGTGAGCGGTGGTGAAGATTCTAGAATTATAGCAACCCGATTATTGACCGGTGAAGTACTGATGAAGGTAGACCATCACCGTGGTCCAGTGACTTCTTTGCGCGTCGATTCTGCTGGAGAAGTTTTGGTTTCTGGTTCATCCGACGCAACTGTTTGCCTCTGGTCCCTAGAGAGCTTTACTTTGTTGAATACCATACCTCTTCCTTCTCCGGTTACAATGCTCGATGTGTCTACGGACTCTGTGTTCCTCCTAGCTGCctgtgaagataaaaaattgtacctCCGCTCTCTGGCGACTGGTACTGAGATCCATACGCTGCGAGGGCACCAAGGACCCATCAAAAGCGTATGTCTCGCTAAGGATTGCAGAAGAGCTGTGGCAGGCGGAGTTGATGGAAGGGTTTCTGTTTTCGACATGCATAGCGGAAGATTGACGAAAGCTCTGCCTGCGAGTCCATCGGCAGATGTGACTTCCGTCAAG GTAACCGAGAAAGACGATTTCTTGATAACCGCTGGCGGGGGTCGAGTAACTTACTGGAGTTTCCGCGGCGAAGAGGTTGCCCCGCGGCCAACGAAGTCTGGTGGAAAACAGGAATCCCTTCAACCTCACGGTGCTCCAATTTCCTGTTTAGATGTGTCCAGAGATGGTGCTATGGCAGTTACCGGTGGTGTCGACTCCCTAGTGAACTTGTGGCAGCTGAATACCCACGAACTAGTTTCCACCTTGGAAGGCCACATCGCAAGCGTTACTTGCGTCGCGTTTTCGGCTTCGGGACTCTTCGCAGCGTCAG GCTCCGAAGACAAAACCGTGAGAGTCTGGGGACTCACGTTGGGCCTGGTGGTCGCCACCTTCAAACATCAGGCTCCCGTTACTGCTGTGACTGTGATGCTTGATGGAAGAAGAGTCGTTAGCTCTGATAGGGGAGGTGCTATCAGGGTGTGGGCTGCTGATAGCGGAACGTTAATCCAGTCCCTATGTGGCCCGGGTCGATGTTTTGCAGTAGCTTCTGACATGAG ATACACAGTCTGCGGGTCCGGAGACAACCACATTAGAATATTGGGACTGGGATTGGGACCGGAGGAAAAATATCCTGTTTCTCACTCCCAAGATATCACTTGTCTCGTTGTTACCCCTGATTCTCAATCGCTTATCACCGGCTCCAGAGACATGAGTTTAAAAGTCTGGCAACTTGCTGGAGGAAAATTGTCCCAG GTGTTGGTCGGACACACCGATCACGTGACGTGCGTAGCGGTAGCTGTTTCGGACAAGTCCATCGTAGTTTCGGGATCGAGGGATGCGAATTTGATCGTTTGGGATATAAACACGGGCGCAGACCTTCACACGCTGACCGGTCATCTAGGGTACGTGACCTGTATTCGGCTTTCGGGCGATGGTACCTTGGCCGTATCCGGGAGTGAAGATAAGAGCTTGATTGTATGGGACACGAAGAAGGGAACTGCCCTCAGCTCCATAATGCTTCACGTTCCGGTTCTCGGGGTTGAAATGTCCACCGATTGTTCGAGACTCGCGCTCCACCTGTTGGAACACAAATGCTTGCCGATTTTGTGTCTACACAATACGCCAGCACAATATGTTAAGCTGCCAGAATACGTTGCTCCAAGAGATCTGAGGCCTCCCGGACCGAAGCGACCGGCAAGAAGATTGCTCAAAAAGGAAGTGTCCTTGGATACTTATACATGGCAGCGAAAATACGGTCATTTGACTTCAG GTATAATGGTCGCCGCGGTTGAGGAACGTCTAAAGCGTCGATTCAGCGTTAGCGCGTCAATGGAGGAAATCAGCAAAGCTGGCCTGGCTGGTTCCCAGCCTGGTTTGGGCCCCGAACAAGCAGCCCTGGCGCAATCGCAGCATTTTGATCAGCTGGAAGCACTCTGGAACAAGCAATCACCTCCACCGAGACCGAGAGGTCTTGGCAGGACGCTGTCCAAACAGAGTTCTCTCCAAGCGACCCGAATATCCGACTCAGAAGAAGAAG cACAGGAAACATGCTGCACCTTGCATGGTT ATCTACCCGGCTAA